Proteins encoded within one genomic window of Candidatus Cloacimonadota bacterium:
- the sppA gene encoding signal peptide peptidase SppA, translating into MSTKKVILIVFIVLVILIALSFWTGKQMSKLSLNAPGSTPISSGSWLHLDPGAYIPEYSELLPFNLFGTKELSSMQNLVAKIRSAKDDKRIDGIFIEPMGMQISMASMNELGLAIQDFKSSGKPVLAFGDMMSQADYLLASYADEIYMDPSASAGLLLTGAAANITFFKELFDKIGIKMHVVQSGEYKGAGEPYTQTSLSEGTRANIAEAISDRFDLIIDAIAQRRELTRDDVLAVYQGRTDLFISAQQALELKLIEAAGSRKELCQKHNIDEDKLVRVSAYSAKENTHSGDIVAVVYLEGQIMGGNASMGQALISHNKVQKVVEDIQNDSSVKAAVIRVNSPGGSALESEYIYRELSQLNAKIPVVISMGGTAASGGYYISCAGRYVVADSSTITGSIGVVMMIPEATGLSRKIGVRSQTIRYGKYAGVLNPLEPYSAELIASLRRNSEDTYNEFKSRVMTARNISPDKINSLAEGRIFSAEDALALNLIDEVGTLDNAIAKAAELASITSYSAKNFPRKKSVLEFLRELDITNLQALSLLKGKQFNLQKLTETMLTDIEPYKWLYLMPVGID; encoded by the coding sequence ATGAGCACCAAAAAAGTCATTTTAATCGTGTTTATCGTCCTTGTTATCCTGATAGCGTTATCATTTTGGACCGGCAAGCAGATGAGCAAATTGTCTCTTAATGCTCCCGGCTCAACTCCAATTAGTTCGGGTAGCTGGCTTCATCTGGATCCGGGAGCATACATCCCGGAGTATAGTGAATTACTGCCTTTTAATCTGTTTGGCACAAAAGAATTGAGCAGCATGCAAAACTTAGTAGCAAAAATCCGCAGTGCCAAAGACGACAAGCGCATAGATGGCATATTTATTGAACCGATGGGTATGCAGATCTCTATGGCAAGTATGAATGAGCTGGGTTTAGCTATTCAGGATTTTAAAAGTAGCGGAAAGCCAGTGCTTGCTTTTGGCGATATGATGAGTCAGGCAGATTATCTTTTGGCCAGTTATGCCGATGAGATCTATATGGATCCATCTGCATCAGCAGGCTTGTTACTAACCGGAGCAGCAGCTAATATAACTTTTTTTAAAGAGTTATTCGATAAAATTGGCATAAAAATGCATGTGGTTCAATCCGGTGAATACAAAGGAGCCGGTGAACCCTATACTCAAACCTCTTTATCGGAGGGAACGCGTGCTAATATTGCCGAAGCCATTTCCGATAGATTTGATCTTATTATCGATGCCATCGCCCAAAGGCGTGAGCTAACTCGCGATGATGTATTGGCAGTATATCAGGGTAGGACAGATCTGTTTATCTCGGCGCAGCAGGCTTTGGAGCTTAAGCTTATTGAAGCGGCAGGCTCTCGTAAAGAACTCTGCCAGAAACACAACATCGATGAGGATAAGCTAGTAAGGGTATCTGCGTATTCGGCAAAAGAAAACACTCATAGCGGCGATATTGTTGCCGTAGTATATCTGGAAGGGCAAATCATGGGCGGAAACGCTTCGATGGGGCAGGCGCTTATTTCGCATAATAAAGTGCAGAAAGTAGTGGAAGATATTCAGAATGATTCTTCGGTAAAAGCTGCTGTTATTCGTGTAAACAGCCCCGGCGGAAGCGCTCTGGAAAGTGAATACATCTACCGTGAATTATCGCAGTTAAATGCAAAAATCCCTGTAGTAATATCGATGGGCGGTACAGCTGCATCTGGCGGGTACTATATTTCTTGTGCTGGAAGGTATGTAGTAGCAGATTCCAGTACTATAACCGGATCCATCGGAGTTGTTATGATGATACCGGAAGCCACCGGACTAAGCCGCAAAATTGGTGTACGCTCGCAAACGATTAGATATGGTAAGTATGCAGGAGTATTAAACCCCTTAGAACCTTACTCCGCCGAGCTTATAGCTTCTCTAAGACGCAATTCGGAGGATACTTACAACGAATTCAAGTCCAGAGTGATGACGGCACGGAACATTAGTCCCGATAAAATCAACAGTTTGGCAGAAGGCAGAATCTTTAGTGCCGAAGATGCGCTTGCTCTCAATTTGATAGATGAAGTGGGTACGTTGGACAATGCCATCGCAAAAGCCGCTGAGTTGGCAAGTATTACCAGCTACTCAGCCAAAAATTTCCCGCGCAAGAAGAGTGTGTTGGAGTTTCTTAGAGAACTGGATATCACCAATCTTCAGGCACTTTCTTTATTAAAAGGAAAGCAGTTCAACCTTCAGAAGCTTACAGAAACCATGCTAACCGATATTGAACCATACAAATGGCTATATCTGATGCCGGTAGGAATCGATTAA